A stretch of Mesoplodon densirostris isolate mMesDen1 chromosome 9, mMesDen1 primary haplotype, whole genome shotgun sequence DNA encodes these proteins:
- the SSMEM1 gene encoding serine-rich single-pass membrane protein 1, with translation MGDLFSLFWEVGPPPIPVNFTIPNQDYECQKDDSCGTIGNFLLWYFVITFVLMLFSRASVWMSEKKKNEDNGTSSSLSKASKDTSYKRQNKDGAWDSLQMMTKPKQNQLTLVTGTSEDSEVSLVNAYLKQRRARHHSEFSRVNQTQPDSGTTECEVSNSGASSWKESENEHHQSPASIKKRKIAQRRRNMGGCQIRERPSLHCKAMRTNEWVTRHFLQNTSLTTPMKGDIQEGNSGPGINIKFSKF, from the exons ATGGGagaccttttttctttattttgggagGTGGGTCCTCCCCCCATACCTGTAAATTTTACCATTCCAAATCAAGATTATGAATGCCAGAAGGATGACTCTTGCGGGACAATAGGGAACTTCCTTCTTTGGTATTTTGTCATTACGTTCGTCCTGATGCTGTTCTCTCGGGCTTCTGTCTGG AtgtctgagaagaaaaagaatgaagacaatGGGACAAGCAGTTCACTAAGTAAAG CAAGCAAAGATACTTCCTATAAGCGGCAAAACAAAGATGGTGCCTGGGATTCTTTGCAAATGATGACAAAACCAAAGCAGAACCAACTTACTCTTGTAACTGGGACTTCAGAAGACTCAGAAGTGTCTTTGGTCAATGCATATCTTAAACAAAGACGAGCGAGGCACCATTCTGAATTCAGCCGGGTGAATCAGACCCAACCTGACAGTGGTACTACTGAGTGTGAAGTATCTAACTCCGGAGCCTCCTCTTGGAAGGAGAGTGAAAATGAACACCACCAATCACCAGCCAGtattaagaagagaaaaatagctCAGAGGCGAAGGAATATGGGAGGTTGCCAAATCAGGGAAAGGCCCAGCCTCCACTGCAAAGCCATGAGAACCAATGAGTGGGTGACCCGCCATTTCCTTCAAAACACTTCATTAACAACCCCAATGAAGGGAGATATTCAAGAAGGAAATTCTGGACCTGGTATTAACATAAAATTCagtaaattttga